The Sphaeramia orbicularis chromosome 16, fSphaOr1.1, whole genome shotgun sequence genome window below encodes:
- the tnfrsf1a gene encoding tumor necrosis factor receptor superfamily member 1A, which produces MEGTGPRRRWNTRAPMSTVLLLVCMFIPAVAEVQKCKSDEVETEDGICCNMCLPGFKLLNKCQSEDKRTNCTRCPAGQYMSQPNYYHNCFSCRQCKSSRSEIVITPCKSNQNTICGCKAGYYKHIIDSKTFECVQCKKCKPEETEIRKCLPEHNTVCACKEKYYRVKDMCQPCRNCTAECGHLCPKESTTAPKDESHFLINIIAGVAVGAGVLIVLMAVITHVVTKRQIKKKLLNPSSQSSDVSLHFSEQVLIQSEEPSSSSSSVEVVPPRAVFVDRELSNLPDCVPLEIRTSDLIYTVLDVVPVAQVKQLVRSLNVTDKEIEWAEMDHRSCKEAHYQMLRVWAERGSRTGGGGRGGMLHQPLLQELLDKLRLMHLGQAAEELETKYSIQ; this is translated from the exons ATGGAGGGCACTGGGCCTAGAAGAAGATGGAATACAAGAGCACCTATGAGCACAGTACTGCTCCTTGTG TGCATGTTCATCCCCGCCGTTGCAGAAGTACAAAAGTGTAAATCTGATGAAGTTGAGACTGAAGATGGAATATGTTGTAACATGTGCCTTCCAG GTTTTAAGCTTTTGAACAAGTGTCAAAGTGAAGACAAGAGGACTAACTGCACCAGATGTCCTGCTGGTCAATACATGAGCCAGCCCAACTACTACCATAACTGCTTCAGCTGCAGGCAGTGCAAAT CTTCAAGATCAGAGATTGTAATAACCCCATGCAAAAGTAACCAAAACACTATCTGTGGCTGTAAGGCTGGTTACTACAAACATATCATTGACTCAAAAACATTTGAATGTGTCCAATGTAAAAAGTGTAAACCTGAGGAAACAGAAATACGGAAAT GTTTACCAGAGCACAACACAGTGTGTGCGTGTAAGGAGAAGTACTACAGAGTCAAGGACATGTGTCAACCATGCAGGAA TTGTACAGCTGAGTGTGGACACCTTTGTCCTAAGGAAAGCACAACAG CTCCTAAAGATGAGAGTCATTTTCTGATCAACATAATTGCTGGAGTTGCGGTTGGAGCTGGGGTTTTAATTGTGCTCATGGCTGTCATAACCCATGTAGTTACAAAACGGCAAATCAAGAAGAAGTTGTTGAATCCATCCTCCCAGTCATCAGATGTATCCTTACACTTCTCCGAG CAAGTTTTGATCCAAAGTGAGGAaccctccagcagcagcagcagtgtcgAGGTGGTTCCTCCACGTGCTGTCTTTGTCGACAGGGAGCTGTCCAACCTGCCAGACTGTGTCCCCCTGGAAATAAGGA CCTCTGATCTGATCTACACGGTGCTGGATGTGGTTCCTGTGGCACAGGTGAAGCAGCTGGTGCGCTCCCTCAATGTGACAGACAAAGAAATCGAATGGGCGGAAATGGACCACCGGTCCTGCAAGGAGGCCCACTACCAGATGCTGAGGGTGTGGGCCGAGAGGGGATCACGCACAGGTGGGGGTGGACGAGGAGGAATGCTTCACCAGCCCTTGTTACAGGAATTGTTGGACAAACTGAGACTGATGCACCTGGGACAGGCAGCAGAGGAGCTGGAGACAAAGTATAGCATTCAGTAA
- the plekhg6 gene encoding uncharacterized protein plekhg6 translates to MDPTKASLSSKAPHVNNRGGNESPMDDTVVPWRDSVDGERQRDSESREMDGVDGTTAAADTNLHHRGSADKHKFNTLGYQRRTKQKVVTDFASVSKGTSAGAKPRAALRQVLFSQGVSDKNLASEERGQLDMLKQALEVFTVAANLKWKWDEENQGTTLEKNWTDLVNSHSMMSKVQRHQQEALWEFVHTELTYINKLIIIRDLVIAALLYLHQHRFLLEVTPELLFSNLPSIISAHQLFWQEVIYPMLQEVRNTGKPFDPMRLEAGCLQFHERFASYHHYCWEEENNLEFTRRQMESNPHFLTFVQWVESHPLCERMRVGDMQAKPHQRITKYPLLLKAMLKTTTDSDVQQALRAMLSSVISFLESINDYLRFKDEELALSISAQRVEGYEVEGINEEIDRHVREVCQFNLTCPIRGVGPGVVRKLLLEENLKIRGRKDSKLEVVALLFSDVLLMTKVQKKGERLKVIRPPLALDRTYCITLKDGCSFVLVEVGELASAMNVYIFVASTSNRCSTWVSTIRQTQNTLRNLREAEKNRQMEKWKIEQLEDKPVTELKTDVEDTTQQPLTQQEETFVDKLSDELIIPQSVNGMLSSREAGEQIQPLGDDTPNDIDLSFWPSRPSVSQHKPGRKAFPVRQKVPISYEWIEMERVRGGQVGTQKEVEEKMVQSRSMKGQPATWNHMVQSAPNLNEHFSSSNTEDASKQSTRSHTLFLDGYPDIDYPTNDRTLLNPYQPTISREVSELQREVGKEVISRRWSSDVHSMDQDTRRHSTYSQPGDMEMAHEAWGFSKNIKSPGLRRRRPVSTHQGPPQASKQLFQSPGHSRSASNNSSSNSDSDCNLPTNRNSVSSGQSSDSLRVLKLGSLRPNQGMFWTMNDDRVSPDPHTLSEPEQSNVNFYNKRPKVKTQRSASIPNIIIPERQGLYTPSVSLSTLPRANNKPFPVTGRNPNGHSLPLEGLLERAKERVKDQDGLRRDGNIKNNSLRSRYPPPSPLFSTTPSPSPSDGDRDTEWEEVEVMRHRALTVSKGWKEQLVDGDDDDKRSSVIFSDGVNVDWSGWCFDDEEVMDHLHPGDEVLVDGVNQCMAFWELHELSEQEDGECSQV, encoded by the exons ATGGATCCAACTAAGGCCAG CCTTTCCTCCAAAGCACCACATGTAAACAACAGAGGAGGAAATGAATCACCAATGGACGACACAGTGGTGCCTTGGAGGGACAGTGTGGACGGAGAGAGGCAGAGGGACTCTGAGAGCAGAGAGATGGACGGTGTAGATGGGACAACAGCGGCTGCAGATACAAACCTGCACCACAGGGGGTCAGCAGACAAACACAAGTTCAACACTTTGGGCTATCAG AGGCGAACCAAGCAGAAGGTCGTGACTGACTTTGCATCAGTGAGCAAGGGAACATCTGCAGGAGCCAAACCCAGAGCTGCACTGAGACAGGTCCTGTTTAGTCAGGGAGTGTCTGACAAGAACCTGGCGTCTGAG GAGCGGGGTCAGCTGGATATGTTGAAACAGGCCCTGGAGGTTTTCACTGTGGCAGCCAATCTAAAATGGAAATGGGACGAAGAAAATCAAGGAACCACGCTGGAgaaaaactggacagatctggTCAACTCCCATTCT ATGATGTCTAAGGTGCAGAGACACCAACAGGAGGCACTGTGGGAGTTTGTCCATACTGAGCTCACCTACATTAACAAGTTAATAATCATCCGAGAC CTGGTGATTGCAGCTCTTCTATACCTGCACCAACACAGATTCCTCCTGGAG GTGACCCCTGAGTTGCTCTTCTCAAACCTCCCCTCCATCATCAGTGCACATCAGTTGTTCTGGCAGGAGGTGATTTATCCAATGTTACAGGAAGTCCGAAACACAGGCAAGCCCTTTGACCCCATGAGGTTAGAGGCTGGTTGTCTGCAG TTCCACGAGCGCTTCGCTTCCTATCACCATTACTGTTGGGAAGAGGAGAACAATCTTGAATTCACACGCAGGCAAATGGAGAGCAACCCGCATTTCCTCACTTTTGTTCAG TGGGTTGAGTCTCACCCTCTGTGTGAGCGGATGCGGGTTGGAGACATGCAGGCCAAACCCCATCAGAGGATCACTAAGTACCCCCTTCTGCTCAAGGCCATGCTCAAAACCACCACAGACTCTGATGTACAGCAGGCACTCCGAGCCATG TTATCCAGCGTCATCAGTTTTTTGGAAAGTATCAATGACTACCTGAGGTTCAAAGATGAGGAGCTGGCTCTGTCCATCTCTGCTCAGAGAGTGGAGGGATATGAAGTGGAAGGAATTAATGAAGAAATCGACAGG CATGTAAGAGAGGTCTGTCAGTTCAACCTCACCTGCCCTATCAGGGGGGTGGGGCCCGGAGTCGTACGTAAGCTTCTGCTGGAGGAAAACTTGAAGATTCGTGGAAGAAAAGACAGTAAG CTGGAGGTAGTGGCTCTACTGTTCTCAGATGTGCTTCTAATGACTAAAGTCCAGAAGAAAGGAGAGAGACTGAAGGTGATCCGTCCTCCTCTGGCTCTGGACAGAACATACTGCATAACACTCAAAGATGGCT GTTCTTTTGTTCTTGTGGAGGTTGGAGAACTTGCTAGTGCTATGAACGTCTACATATTTGTAGCCAGCACCTCAAACAGATGCTCCACGTGGGTCTCCACCATCCGCCAAACACAG AATACACTGAGGAACCTGAGAGAGGCagagaaaaacagacaaatggaAAAGTGGAAAATCGAGCAACTGGAGGACAAACCAGTGACAGAACTGAAGACAGATGTAGAAGACACAACACAGCAGCCTCTCACACAACAAGAAGAAACCTTTGTGGATAAACTCAGTGATGAACTCATTATTCCCCAGTCAGTGAATGGGATGTTGTCATCTAGAGAAGCAGGAGAGCAGATTCAGCCTTTAGGTGATGACACACCTAATGATATTGATTTATCTTTTTGGCCATCCCGGCCTAGTGTTAGTCAACACAAACCAGGACGTAAGGCCTTTCCTGTTCGGCAAAAAGTGCCCATTTCATATGAATGGATAGAAATGGAAAGAGTTAGAGGAGGCCAAGTGGGCACTCAGAAGGAGGTAGAGGAGAAAATGGTTCAGTCAAGGTCCATGAAAGGACAACCAGCTACCTGGAACCATATGGTGCAGTCGGCCCCGAACCTGAATGAGCATTTCAGTTCTAGTAATACAGAAGATGCATCGAAACAAAGCACAAGATCACATACTCTGTTTCTAGATGGATATCCAGATATTGATTATCCAACAAATGATAGGACTTTACTCAATCCATACCAACCAACAATTTCCAGGGAGGTGTCTGAGCTTCAAAGAGAAGTAGGAAAGGAAGTGATCTCCAGAAGATGGAGCTCAGATGTTCATTCTATGGACCAGGACACCAGAAGACACTCTACCTACAGTCAACCAGGAGACATGGAGATGGCACATGAGGCTTGGGGATTctctaaaaatataaaatcacCTGGTTTGCGGAGGAGGAGGCCAGTCAGCACGCATCAGGGTCCTCCTCAAGCATCTAAACAACTTTTTCAGAGCCCAGGACACAGTCGGTCCGCTTCAAATAATTCTTCCTCCAACTCTGACTCTGACTGTAACCTACCCACCAACAGGAACTCTGTTTCCTCTGGGCAGAGCTCAGATTCACTCCGGGTACTCAAACTGGGATCTTTGAGGCCAAACCAAGGCATGTTTTGGACCATGAATGATGACAGAGTCTCACCTGACCCTCACACACTTTCTGAACCTGAACAATCAAATGTGAATTTCTACAATAAAAGACCGAAAGTGAAAACACAGAGGAGTGCATCCATTCCTAACATCATCATTCCAGAGAGGCAGGGTCTGTATACACCCTCTGTTAGTTTGTCCACATTGCCTCGAGCAAACAATAAACCTTTTCCAGTCACAGGTCGTAATCCCAACGGACACTCCCTACCTCTGGAGGGTCTTTTGGAAAGAGCCAAAGAGAGAGTGAAGGACCAAGATGGACTGAGAAGAGACGGgaacatcaaaaacaacagtctGAGGTCAAGGTATCCTCCACCTTCTCCCTTGTTCTCTACCACACCTTCTCCATCACCCAGCGATGGAGACAGAGACACCGAgtgggaggaggtggaggtgatgCGACACAGAGCTCTTACTGTGAGTAAAGGATGGAAGGAGCAGCTGGTGGACGGAGACGACGACGACAAGAGGAGCAG TGTCATCTTTTCCGATGGTGTGAATGTGGACTGGTCAGGCTGGTGCTTCGATGACGAGGAAGTCATGGACCATTTACATCCTGGAGACGAAGTTCTTGTAGATGGTGTCAACCAATGCATGGCCTTTTGGGAACTGCATGAACTTTCAGAGCAGGAAGATGGAGAGTGTAGTCAGGTGTAG